The segment GAAATAACATGACACAGAGTAAAAGACACTAAGTCAAAGTATTAAAGTTCTCCCTTAAAATCAAATGAAGCATGTCTGAAAGTCCATGAGCTCTGCAGTTTTATGGAATACATTTCAAAATTCTCATCTTTCTCTACACTGCACTTGATCACGTGTGATAAACTGGCAGCATAAACAACACAAGAGACATACCTTTCCTAGGAAACATTTTTCCttcaaatgcaataaaataaaaactcaataAGAAATcgattaataataaaatatgaaaatatatgaaGAACATTCATCAACAAACAGCAAACACTATTGAAGGAGGAACAATAACCGTATAATCCGTATGCAGATCAAAACATTATTCATGTTTAAGTAAAGCATCGACCTTATAAAAAATTCATATaggtattatttatattttttctaaaGTCATTTCAGTCATTTAAGCAGAAGTctttaaatcaaaatattttaagatgtcAGTAAACACAAAATCAACCTTGTGTGTCcaaatttttgaatggtagtgtaaacaATACTTAATATTTCAGTTGACTAAATCTATTCACTgcaactttaaaggggtcatcggacggCCAATTTCCACAGGTTCATATGATTCTTTGGGGTCTTgatgaaaagtctataatttactttggttaaaaattctcaatagtagtgtaaaaaaacacccttttaccttgtcaaaatcagctctgcaaaaactcaactaattttattgcagggtccctttaaatgcaaatgagctctgctcaccccgcctctCTCTGTCTGCTATGATGAGTCGTAATGTTTAGCCACGTTTTGCCGCATTTagtggtgaaacttgccaacaagcagaTTATTAAgcaaggccatttgcaaagatgcataaaccAACCcgtactcacttctgctgtgaatGAAGCTGCATCTATCTCAAGCTTTCTCCAGCCAACATCACAGTTTGTCTACAAACTTTACTATCTAGTTACTGTTGTTACcgtttttattgcattttcttttatttcagtcGATCATGAAAATTCACTGATCTCATTAGTAATCATCACAGATGATCAGTGGTGTGGAGTTTTCATTCCACCCACACCCGAAACTAACAAATGGATAGAGTTTCTCATCAAAAGACTGATCAGTGTAAGAGTAGATATGAGACATGGACCCAACATCATAAAAGGAGACGAGACCCTTCTCATAATCCACAAACACACCGACCCTCTGAGGATTCACACTCAGAGAAAGAGAGTAATAAGAAGAATCATGAGCTTGATACTTCCTATCTTTCAGAAACAAAGTCCAGTATCCATCCTCAGGACTCAGATGGACCGTCCCCTTCCTCTTAACTGATTCTCTGGTCAGTCCTAAATACCACTCAGTTTGTCCATTCACCTGCACCTCAAAGTAGAAACACCCTGAGGAGAATCCATCCTTCCCAAGAACACCAAGATTATCATCAAATCTGTCTTTTCCTCCAGTCACTCTTTTTGTTTCTGTGTTTTCGTATCTCACTTGTTTCCCATCATCAGACACAATCAGACGTGGATAAGCCATATCAGCATCCAGAATCACATTCACTGTGGAAAATATTGAAAACTCTGCTTTACAGATAAGTATATAATGAAGATAATgacaattatatatatttttataggaATCATGAGAACTTTACAACAACACAAAGAAAAATTAGGAAAAACATTTTGCTGTTCATTTTTGGATCccattgtgttattttttttctttttttttctctcttttttttttggtcttgcTTTTATTTAGTTATGTAAATAACTATAAAACATAACTATAAcacataatgtatttatttttaaaataattatgccATAAATAatgtctttaaataaaataaataaatattccctTTTTACTCACCTTTGTGTGTTCTAAAATGTGTGAGAGCTGAAAACAGAAAGTATGAAGATATAAAGTCTTTAGAACAGAATTCATCTTTAGATCAATAATGAGATCAATAATTTCAATCACCACTTGAAATCCAACAAAATCCAAGAAGACTTTACAGAGTatacatattttataataaaatataaagaatGACATTCATATATGAATGCAAAGCATATTCATTAATTGTTTTACTAAATAATTTAAGagtaataaatgtatattttaatagaTCATATAAAACATTCACCTTTAGGTATAAGTGTCTTTAGATACTCTAAAAAGATGATCACATTCTAAAGACAATTCTGAAAAAGACATGAAAAGAACATTAaaattctatcattctatcacgattctgaataaatttcgattttttttaaatagaggttgtttttttcataattatgaagaaaaaaaaagcagttGTTAAGAGAAATCTGGATAaaaccatattgagcaactacaGACCAATATCAAATGTTCCTTTTATAGGCAAGATCATTGAAAGGGTTGTTTTCTATCAGCTGAACAacttcttaaaggggtcatcgaatggCCATTTTCCGCAAGTTcaaatgattctttagggtcttaatgaaaagtctccaatatactttggttaaaaattctcaattttagtgtaaaaaaaacacccttttaccttctCAACTAAAAactcaactaattttattgcatggcccctttaaatgcaaatttaactgctgtgggattttttttttctctcagctgtgggattatgagatataatgtttactttagccacatttagctgcttttagccacatttagcggcaaaacttgccaacaagcacattattaaaaaaggccatttgcaaagatgcataaaaaacctttatactcacttctgctgtggatgaagctACATGTCGGTGAAGCTgcatgattcacacgaacagagaCACATATGTAAATCATGAtaggcgctttccttttaaaaacgaaaataACAttttcctctgcgtcttcagcggctcagatgtcgggagtaaatgacgactgctatgtttattattcatccaacaacagaacacctcaatcgctcaatctgagacattcttgtctgcacctgagtcacacaatggtgattgGAGTCGgcctgtttcagctcggtgagggcgggtctaaggtaaggcgctcatgtcaatcaactattgtgggagcgtCCTCTGTTGGTGTGCCGTCACACTGACAATAAACttagaatgacctgattttaaaaaggggatattacttaagATTACACAAATACCATTGGGTGGGTTTTTATCATTGTGGTGGTTGTGTACACTAACTGCCAATcccacatttatgttcaaacaacatgtaaaagttaattttgcatccgatgacccctttaaactcaAATGGACACCTGGACAATGTTCAGTCTggttttcaaccgcatcacagcACAGAGACACTGCTCATAAAGATAAATGATAATCAATTAAATACTAATACAGGCAAAATATaagtgctggtactactagatcttAGCACTGCGTTTGACACTCAATCAAACGCACTGCGTTTGACTGTCAATCATCATCACTGTGTGTTCACAGTATgagtgtgtgcacttggatgggttaaatgtagAGCACTATATTAGTCTTATCGCCAAATATAGTCCTTCtgccaatttaaaaaataaaataaaaaaatatgtcatGAAACATGCCTTTTAATTAAAATAGTTGTGACGTactgtcaagtatggtgacccatactcgaaattggtgctctgcatttatcccattcaagtgcacacacacagcagtgagaagtgaacaaacacacacactgtgaacacagaCCGGAGCAGTGGGCATCCATTGCTCCAGCACCCGGGGAGCAACTGgaggttcagtgccttgctcaagggcacttcagtcatggtattgaaggtggaaagagcgctgttcattcacaatccccaccttcaattcctgccggtgtgggaatcaAAACGGCACTTTTTGGATTACAAGccaccattaggccatggctgcccccatggccttatgaaatatttattaaataaataagtatgccTTTTACTCACCAGTTTTTTTTCCTAAATACATGAGAGCTAAAAAAAGTATGAAGAAAGGGTTCAGAACAAAATTAATCTTTAGATCAACAATTTCAATCATCACAGGACCAGCAAAATCCAAGACCACTTTACAGAGTTTATATATCTTATAATAAAACATAGTTAATTGTTTATGCATAGTGTGTTCATTCTttgttttgctaaataatttaaaagtaatgaaattatattttaataagatCATATAAAACATTCACCTTTAGGTATAAGTGTCTTCAGGCATTCGAAAATTTGATCAAGTTCTAAAGAAAATTCTGAAAAAGGTgaaaaaagaacattaaaattCTATCATTTTTATTACTCATTCATTAATACTCATTGATCATTCAGTTGTGTTAACATCACACAAGTCTACATCAGACAACATTAACTCGACCATGAAGCCGTTTTGGCTGGCTAGTTAGGTAAGTTTCAGTTTAGTTCACACCAACTCTGGGTTTTAGGCATTAAAGTGGTTTGGCTTTTAGCAGTGTTCATTCCCATAATAACTAACGCTCCACGGATAACCTGCTCCAGCACAGGTTATGCTCTGGTTTAGAGATCATAAAACCGAAATTTGTCTAGTCAGCTTCGATCAAACTGAGACATCTGTGACACTCCCCAGTTTCTCTTGGTCAAAATGAAAGGGCATTACATAGTATAagattttaaacataaaataatcTGGCTTTTAGTAAtgattatttaatgtaattattttatatgATTGACATCATTATTATACCCTTAATCCATTGCCATTTCAGCCATTTTAGTTTAATAGTTAAATCTGCAGTCCATAACTTTtatgtttaaaattttaaaaatgtatataagcaagtgcactcttaaaaataaaagtgcttcacgatgccatagaagaatcttttttgtctaaatgtttccataaagaacctttaacatctgaagaacctttctgtttcacaaaaggttctttgtggcaaaagaacattcttcagtttataaaaaggtaagaaagagatggctctttaaataactttttactgaatggttctttgtggaaccaaaaatggttcttctatggcattgctgtgaagaaccttttaaagcttttatttttaagagtgtacatcatgaatccaTTTTCGTGTTTTTTTGTCTTATCCTGAATCACTATGGTACACCTATGATAAGTTTTTATATTCTGACTATTTCAAATTGATTCTGGTAGGAAGTGCTGCAGAGTAGCCCTACCTACATGATTCATCATAGACATAAACAGAGAAAAGTAGCTCCGGCTACAATCTTCTTCCGCAAGACATGCActtcattacagtttttctcaattgcttaaacacatttcttgaaattatgcctcttatttgcgaaactctaaacacaaatccacaactcctaactcaattccccaaacttcttatattgaggtcaaaatgaagctctccactcaaaacaacacaatcttgctgaaaaaccaaactttgctctcagacatgacacacaaatcctcaaaaacacacacactacaacacagttttacacactgatgagataaattcaaaacaatacaaccaaaacaatccaaataaaaatcttttcacatgatgaaaacaacaaatctatgcctttgcaagtgttttattccttaatttaatgtactgtagagtacagtacaaaacagcaaacaacaacaaaatataattttttctgcccagaatcctgtctttggtctgggacaggccaaagaacctcttcagcatcacaggctaaattagccctggccaggcagcaggggtcaaatcctcttgcatgcctgatccaaccctggcactcatcaactaaaatatatgagactgcttgttttctcgcccttgcccttcctctgtctcttccatgttgtcgttgtcatccaccttcttctcctcctcttcctctttcacctcctactcttcctcttcaaaattacacattactgtatgtgggatactgattgaaaaagactggataggattcacagttacacttgtactgtactagtggtctgagaaaaaaaataaaaatgcattacagtgtcattgtgaaacagcaaagaaaaagaaatatgggcacaaaggtaaaaataaaaattagaaagtctactgtcagattttgtaactcctgagttgtcctctgtctatatacagtatgctttccaattgaaggttcaagagatgtacctttgagctatttcagagaactgctttatcattggttgatatacattatcttcattagtgaaagtcaagattcacttgaataattcatggcaaatttacaaaaagtctaatagaaatgtgtagaatatatgattgacagtttataacaactagatcaaaaattttgcatttaggtaatgacttatatgatgagctaatgacttgatgttttgaggggtcaaactattgcacagagaactatatcatacattttgagcaacatgacaatagcaactgataatgtgggaaaccgcagacaaatgcatctaatcagttgtatgaatgtaccaaagcaatcacaacttgatcagaagaatgagaagctttttatgatgtgcacaagagactagatgatgtggatgttgaacaagtagttttgacaatttcatttctgatctgagaaatgcaccaaagtgactgagaaaaactgtaagctgactttggcttcttttaggttctgatttgtgtgtgctaaattttgactcctagtgtttccacttggataattgtgtgctaactgagctcaaacttcacagattgagtgaacaatgttgaatgcttgtgctttctaaatgaccacatggtgtaagcactgagaaatgtaggggtttgtgtgtagagttttgcagtaacagttcaccaaatataactcatgtgtcaaagcagggaatagtgtttattgtttagggaaatgggtgtgctttttcaaaaatggcgttatagttttgaaattttagttcaaaagactggttatagtgttttagcaattgagaaaaactgtaagagcTAGAGCGCCAAAAGTTACAGACTGCAGCTTTAAgactttattttaaatgaataaaaaatatatacggataatataaaatataaataagcttCAGACTCAATAGATAAATGACTACATATGACTTTTTAGTCTCTGCTTGTATATTATCAACTACATACACTATATACACTTCACAGCTTTGACTTGCACTAATATGGCAAGATGTTTTCTTTAACTTGTCCTCTTTCTTGGCCAGATCTTGTCATCTTGCTGTgtaaatgtttactttttttatgcttttcaatcttttaatcttttaaaactgAATCGCACTGACTTTCTTGTGAATCAGTTTCAAGACATCCGATTGGTTGTTCACTACAGATGTCACGTTCTCTCCATAAACACAGGATCAAAGCCTGAGCTGATAGAGAAAATTCATGATCAGTGTCATGGTACCAACAAAGCCAGAATGGATTGTTTTGTAATCCTGAGTTTGTTCAGCCATTATTATGGTTCAAGCCATAAtaattattgtgttttgtttttgtgcatGTTTTCTTTGTGCTAGTTTTTCTGTCTGTGTTGGTCTTGGTTACTGATTCAGTTACACCTATCCTACGTTTATGTAATTATGTCCTTGTGTATTTATAGCCTTGGTTTTGGTTCGTTATTGGTGTTATCTTGTAATTTTTAAGCTGGTTGTTCAGTTTGCCGTGTTTTTGCCAGTGTgctgtatttctgtattttttttttatattttttttttgcaaccagtCATGACAGACCTGAATAAATATACATGATATAAACAACTGGTGACCATTTATCAGACTCAAGATATACacaaaataaatgaatgcacACAGTTAAAACATATTTTACTGCTAAAAATTGACTTTAAATGAATAATGAATTAATAACGTAATAAAGACAGAATCACCATGTTGTATTCTCCTCTTCTCATCCTGTATTTGTCTGTGTTCATTCTGTAGTTGTCTGTGTTCATTCTGTAGTTGACTGTGTTCATTCTGTAGTTGACTGCGTTCATTCTGTAGTTGAATGCGTTCTAAAGAAGATTCACAATAAAGACAAGAGAAAACAGAATTCAGACAACAAATACAAGTATAATTTGTGATTGAGGAACAATAATAATATACAGGATAAGATATACACAAAAGTATATTAATACACAATGTCTGTTATATATTTTGTGGATGAAAACAGATTTGACATTAATACTGAATTAAATTATTGGTCACAATTTAGTTTGGGGACCAGTTCTCAAACTATTAACTATAACGTTTGCCTCAATAAACAAATTTCTGCTTATTAAACTAAACTGCTTATTAATAGTGAGATAGCAAATCTGTGTTACAATTAttataaacagccaatatgcaaAATAGTGATGTGCAGGTTAATAAGCaaatagttaatagtgagaattggtctctACTCAAAATGTTACcaaattattaaataaagagaaataataataatataaaaaagttgCATCATCAACATAATATTTAACATATGAGGTGacatatcaaaaa is part of the Garra rufa chromosome 1, GarRuf1.0, whole genome shotgun sequence genome and harbors:
- the LOC141342255 gene encoding butyrophilin-like protein 3 gives rise to the protein MPETTCFFSFTEQHEVVGPADPVLAVAGEDVILPCSIRPHISVVDMRVEWFRSDQRGSLVHLYEDHEDRNTYQIQSYRSRTKLNHQELQRGSASLKISSVRVSDEGLYKCFIQSKSWYDDTTVNVSVEAVGHLPVITVDGFDHFGGLRLQCESEGWYPEPDLEWLNSEGVRLSSETTETHRNGDRFSLKNTMTVYERDSKIHCRFKLKHHMLETMIITTSNMFNHWRTSVILISVFVVLSVIAAGILIAVFAHKNKERIQLQNERSQLQNEHSQLQNEHRQLQNEHRQIQDEKRRIQHELDQIFECLKTLIPKALMYLGKKTELSLECDHLFRVSKDTYTSLTHFRTHKVNVILDADMAYPRLIVSDDGKQVRYENTETKRVTGGKDRFDDNLGVLGKDGFSSGCFYFEVQVNGQTEWYLGLTRESVKRKGTVHLSPEDGYWTLFLKDRKYQAHDSSYYSLSLSVNPQRVGVFVDYEKGLVSFYDVGSMSHIYSYTDQSFDEKLYPFVSFGCGWNENSTPLIICDDY